One region of Clavibacter michiganensis subsp. tessellarius genomic DNA includes:
- a CDS encoding MMPL family transporter → MASVLYRLGSMAARRAWLVIVSWVVILGIGVGSFLAFAGTLGNSFDIPGTASGAVTDELAQTLPDTAGGTGTVVYRTTDGSAFTDEQKAAISALATSAGDLPGVARVVDPFAVTQQRADQAAQLTSGEEQITAGRTQLDQAQQQLDAGKAQLDAGQQQLTAARQQAEAAGAPAAQIAALDAQQAQLDAQTQALAQQQSTVDSSRTQLESGAEQAELGRTLLGLTDGIGVVSDDGSTAIVNVSFTDPRLELSEETKQDAIAHFQDSPVAGTSVDFATDLAQGVPEIFGIGEVVGLVFAAIVLIVMLGTLIAAALPIVTAVVGVGVGVTASLAFSGVVDMASVTPVLGVMLGLAVGIDYSLFIVNRHRKQLLGGTGVRESIGLATGTSGTAVVFAGSTVIVALLALNITGVPFLALMGTVGAVCVLVAVLVAITLTPAVLGLAGMRVLRKRDRARVAAGHERHPHGAPTALKPMSNARAVLTVVGTVVALLVVAIPSLSMRLGLPDGSSEPAGSTSQQAFSTVAAEFGEGANGPLLVVADVPSGVSQGDLLATQVEVAQALHDLDDVVAVAPVANTDDGTVLAFQVLPTEGPNSASTEQLVQDIRAMPELEGGISLGVAGQAATNIDISEALAAVLPLYLLVVVGLSLLILIVVFRSILLPLIATGGFVLSLFATYGLIVAVFQFGWGASLIGLESSGPILSFLPVILVGILFGLAMDYQLFLASGMREAYVHGAPARLAVVQGFRAGRAVVTAAALIMVSVFGGFVFSESTIIRSIGFGLAFGVLLDAFVVRMLLMPALMHLLGRSAWWLPRWLDRILPDVDIEGAALERTHPHETVTTGVPATELPGGLPADGGHGAHAAPPTASTVQAETEAAPHER, encoded by the coding sequence ATGGCGTCAGTGCTGTACCGGCTCGGTTCGATGGCCGCGCGTCGCGCGTGGCTCGTGATCGTCTCGTGGGTGGTGATCCTCGGGATCGGCGTGGGCTCGTTCCTCGCGTTCGCCGGCACCCTCGGCAACAGCTTCGACATCCCGGGCACCGCATCCGGCGCCGTCACCGACGAGCTCGCGCAGACGCTGCCCGACACCGCGGGCGGCACCGGCACGGTCGTCTACCGCACGACCGACGGCTCCGCCTTCACGGACGAGCAGAAGGCCGCCATCTCCGCCCTCGCCACCAGCGCGGGCGACCTCCCGGGCGTCGCGCGCGTGGTGGATCCGTTCGCCGTCACCCAGCAGCGCGCCGACCAGGCCGCGCAGCTGACGAGCGGCGAGGAGCAGATCACCGCGGGCCGCACGCAGCTCGACCAGGCGCAGCAGCAGCTCGACGCCGGGAAGGCGCAGCTCGACGCGGGCCAGCAGCAGCTCACCGCCGCGCGCCAGCAGGCCGAGGCCGCGGGCGCGCCCGCCGCGCAGATCGCCGCGCTCGACGCCCAGCAGGCCCAGCTCGATGCGCAGACCCAGGCCCTGGCGCAGCAGCAGTCGACCGTCGACTCCTCGCGCACGCAGCTCGAGTCGGGCGCCGAGCAGGCCGAGCTCGGCCGCACGCTCCTCGGCCTCACGGACGGCATCGGCGTCGTCTCGGACGACGGCTCGACCGCCATCGTCAACGTCTCCTTCACGGATCCGCGCCTCGAGCTCTCCGAGGAGACCAAGCAGGACGCCATCGCGCACTTCCAGGACTCCCCCGTCGCCGGCACGAGCGTCGACTTCGCGACCGACCTCGCGCAGGGCGTGCCCGAGATCTTCGGCATCGGCGAGGTCGTCGGCCTCGTGTTCGCCGCCATCGTGCTCATCGTGATGCTCGGCACCCTCATCGCCGCCGCGCTCCCCATCGTCACCGCGGTGGTCGGCGTGGGCGTCGGCGTCACGGCGTCGCTCGCGTTCTCCGGCGTGGTCGACATGGCGTCGGTGACCCCGGTGCTGGGCGTGATGCTGGGCCTCGCGGTCGGCATCGACTACTCCCTCTTCATCGTCAACCGGCACCGCAAGCAGCTCCTCGGCGGCACGGGCGTGCGCGAGTCGATCGGGCTCGCCACCGGCACGTCGGGCACGGCGGTCGTGTTCGCGGGATCCACCGTGATCGTCGCGCTCCTCGCCCTCAACATCACGGGCGTGCCGTTCCTCGCGCTGATGGGCACGGTCGGCGCGGTCTGCGTGCTCGTCGCCGTGCTGGTCGCGATCACGTTGACGCCCGCGGTCCTCGGCCTCGCCGGCATGCGCGTGCTCCGGAAGCGCGACCGCGCGCGCGTCGCCGCCGGCCACGAGCGCCACCCGCACGGGGCGCCGACGGCCCTCAAGCCGATGTCGAACGCACGCGCCGTGCTCACGGTGGTCGGCACGGTCGTGGCCCTGCTCGTGGTCGCGATCCCGAGCCTCTCGATGCGCCTCGGCCTGCCGGACGGATCCAGCGAGCCGGCCGGATCCACCAGCCAGCAGGCCTTCTCCACGGTCGCCGCCGAGTTCGGCGAGGGCGCCAACGGCCCGCTGCTCGTGGTCGCCGACGTGCCTTCCGGCGTCTCGCAGGGCGACCTGCTCGCCACGCAGGTGGAGGTCGCGCAGGCGCTGCACGACCTCGACGACGTGGTGGCCGTCGCCCCCGTCGCCAACACGGACGACGGCACCGTGCTCGCGTTCCAGGTGCTCCCGACCGAGGGTCCGAACAGCGCGTCGACCGAGCAGCTGGTGCAGGACATCCGCGCCATGCCCGAGCTCGAGGGCGGCATCTCGCTCGGCGTCGCCGGGCAGGCCGCCACGAACATCGACATCTCCGAGGCGCTGGCCGCGGTGCTGCCGCTCTACCTGCTCGTGGTCGTGGGGCTCTCGCTGCTGATACTCATCGTGGTGTTCCGCTCGATCCTCCTGCCGCTCATCGCGACGGGCGGGTTCGTGCTGTCGCTGTTCGCGACCTACGGCCTCATCGTCGCCGTGTTCCAGTTCGGCTGGGGCGCGAGCCTCATCGGGCTGGAGAGCTCCGGGCCGATCCTGAGCTTCCTGCCCGTGATCCTCGTCGGGATCCTGTTCGGCCTCGCCATGGACTACCAGCTGTTCCTCGCCAGCGGCATGCGGGAGGCGTACGTGCACGGCGCTCCCGCGCGGCTCGCGGTGGTGCAGGGCTTCCGGGCCGGGCGCGCGGTCGTCACGGCGGCGGCGCTGATCATGGTGTCGGTGTTCGGCGGGTTCGTCTTCTCGGAGTCGACCATCATCCGGTCCATCGGCTTCGGCCTCGCGTTCGGCGTGCTCCTCGACGCGTTCGTGGTGCGGATGCTGCTCATGCCCGCGCTCATGCACCTGCTCGGCCGCTCGGCCTGGTGGCTGCCGCGCTGGCTCGACCGGATCCTGCCGGACGTCGACATCGAGGGCGCGGCGCTCGAACGGACGCACCCGCACGAGACGGTGACGACCGGGGTCCCCGCGACCGAGCTCCCCGGCGGGCTGCCGGCCGACGGCGGGCACGGCGCGCACGCGGCGCCACCCACGGCGTCGACCGTCCAGGCCGAGACGGAGGCCGCGCCGCACGAGCGGTAG
- a CDS encoding TetR/AcrR family transcriptional regulator — protein MNEHRTGRVRSEAAREAILGATVRLIHAVGYDHLTIEGVAKEAGVGKQTIYRWWPTRGALIAECMTEGRLIPVEFAVPDTGDLLADIERWLTGVLAVLDAPTGGPLVRSLVAAAAEDEAVGDHLGSSLGVDRDLSERLASGIRAGQLPADAPVEELGQAILGVIVLRVLGRKADHSESVTRLVRFVLGSGGATGKARRG, from the coding sequence GTGAACGAGCACCGAACCGGACGGGTCCGCAGCGAGGCGGCCCGCGAGGCGATCCTCGGCGCGACCGTGCGCCTCATCCACGCCGTCGGCTACGACCACCTCACGATCGAGGGCGTCGCCAAGGAGGCCGGCGTCGGCAAGCAGACGATCTACCGGTGGTGGCCGACGCGCGGCGCGCTCATCGCCGAGTGCATGACCGAGGGCCGGCTGATCCCGGTGGAGTTCGCCGTGCCCGACACGGGCGACCTGCTCGCCGACATCGAGCGCTGGCTCACCGGCGTGCTCGCCGTGCTGGACGCGCCCACCGGCGGCCCGCTCGTCCGTTCGCTCGTGGCGGCGGCCGCCGAGGACGAGGCCGTCGGCGACCACCTCGGCTCGAGCCTCGGCGTCGACCGCGACCTGTCCGAGCGGCTGGCCTCGGGGATCCGCGCGGGCCAGCTCCCGGCCGACGCGCCCGTCGAGGAGCTCGGCCAGGCGATCCTCGGCGTCATCGTGCTGCGCGTGCTCGGCCGGAAGGCCGACCACTCCGAGAGCGTGACGCGGCTGGTGCGGTTCGTGCTCGGATCCGGCGGGGCGACCGGGAAGGCCCGCCGGGGCTGA
- a CDS encoding D-2-hydroxyacid dehydrogenase family protein has protein sequence MTAPIRIAVLDDHQGVSARLADWGSIPGVAATAFRDHLGSTGEVVAALRPFDVVVAMRERTRFDEAVLSALPALRLLVTTGRANAAIDLPAAARAGILVSGGATGGTSGAAELTWALILAALRHMPEEDRRVRDGLWQGTIGGDLAGRRLGIVGLGAIGARVARVALAFDMEVAAWSRHLDPERARGLGVIPVDKDELVATSDVLSVHAKLDASSVGLIGARDIAAMKPTAILVNTARGPLVDEAALLAALHAGRIGGAALDVFDREPLPADSPWRSAPRTVLTPHLGYVTDDTYRRFFAEAHECVAAWVAGAPIRLLG, from the coding sequence ATGACCGCACCGATCCGCATCGCCGTCCTCGACGACCACCAGGGCGTCTCCGCTCGTCTCGCCGACTGGGGATCGATCCCCGGGGTTGCGGCCACCGCGTTCCGCGACCACCTCGGATCCACTGGTGAGGTGGTCGCGGCGCTCCGGCCCTTCGACGTCGTGGTGGCGATGCGCGAGCGCACCCGCTTCGACGAGGCCGTGCTCTCGGCCCTGCCGGCGCTCCGCCTCCTCGTGACCACGGGACGCGCGAACGCCGCCATCGACCTGCCGGCGGCGGCCCGCGCCGGGATCCTCGTGTCGGGCGGCGCGACCGGCGGCACCTCGGGCGCCGCCGAGCTGACGTGGGCGCTGATCCTCGCCGCCCTCCGGCACATGCCCGAGGAGGACCGCCGCGTGCGCGACGGCCTCTGGCAGGGCACCATCGGCGGCGACCTCGCCGGGCGTCGGCTCGGCATCGTCGGCCTCGGCGCGATCGGCGCGCGCGTCGCCCGGGTGGCGCTCGCCTTCGACATGGAGGTGGCGGCGTGGAGCCGGCACCTGGATCCGGAGCGGGCGCGCGGCCTCGGCGTGATCCCCGTCGACAAGGATGAGCTGGTCGCCACCTCCGACGTCCTCAGCGTGCACGCCAAGCTCGACGCGTCGTCCGTCGGCCTCATCGGCGCGCGCGACATCGCCGCGATGAAGCCCACGGCGATCCTCGTGAACACCGCCCGCGGCCCGCTCGTCGACGAGGCCGCGCTGCTCGCCGCCCTGCACGCGGGCCGGATCGGCGGCGCCGCGCTCGACGTGTTCGACCGCGAGCCGCTGCCCGCCGACTCGCCGTGGCGGTCGGCGCCGCGCACGGTGCTCACGCCGCACCTGGGCTACGTCACGGACGACACCTACCGCCGCTTCTTCGCCGAGGCGCACGAGTGCGTGGCCGCGTGGGTCGCGGGCGCGCCGATCCGGCTGCTCGGCTGA
- a CDS encoding SLC13 family permease: MSSIEIIPLIGLVVMFVIATVFPINIGFLGFIGAFLVGAIAFGYDDKEILEVFPSSIVLTIIGVTYFFGMAKQNGTIDLMVSACIRAVRGKLYLIPWVFFLVAAFLTSLGTFSPAAVALIAPAAMSFAGRTRMSPLVMGIMTINGAHAGAFSPISVSGVLVRDIVEGNGLTLDPWQLFFSSFGINTLLSVLTVAAYAVTSRVKTLEYTATGSVMTIEDDAVDADHVPLTRVRMLTLALIAAILVIVLVGHQPISFVAIAAGVLLSFTDLKNTSRTIAGISWPTVLLVGGMVTYIAMLEELGTIDDLADMALLIGAPVVVALVLCYVIGVSSAFASSTALLAAIIPLSLPLLQLGELPVVGVVAALSIAATVVDVSPFSTNGALVLANAQGIDRNVFYRQLLLNAGAVVAVAPLICWVLLVVIPNAFA; the protein is encoded by the coding sequence GTGTCGTCTATCGAGATCATCCCCCTCATCGGCCTCGTCGTGATGTTCGTCATCGCGACCGTGTTCCCGATCAACATCGGCTTCCTCGGCTTCATCGGGGCCTTCCTCGTCGGCGCCATCGCGTTCGGCTACGACGACAAGGAGATCCTCGAGGTCTTCCCGTCGTCGATCGTGCTCACGATCATCGGCGTCACCTACTTCTTCGGCATGGCGAAGCAGAACGGCACCATCGACCTGATGGTGAGCGCCTGCATCCGGGCCGTGCGCGGGAAGCTCTACCTGATCCCGTGGGTCTTCTTCCTGGTGGCCGCGTTCCTCACGTCGCTCGGCACGTTCAGCCCGGCCGCGGTCGCGCTCATCGCCCCCGCCGCCATGAGCTTCGCCGGCCGCACGCGCATGAGCCCGCTCGTGATGGGGATCATGACCATCAACGGGGCCCACGCCGGCGCCTTCTCCCCCATCTCCGTCTCGGGCGTGCTCGTGCGCGACATCGTCGAGGGCAACGGCCTGACGCTCGACCCGTGGCAGCTCTTCTTCTCCAGCTTCGGGATCAACACGCTGCTGTCGGTGCTGACGGTCGCGGCCTACGCCGTCACGAGCCGCGTGAAGACGCTCGAGTACACGGCGACCGGCAGCGTCATGACCATCGAGGACGACGCGGTCGACGCCGACCACGTGCCGCTCACCCGGGTGCGAATGCTGACGCTCGCGCTCATCGCCGCCATCCTCGTGATCGTGCTCGTCGGGCACCAGCCGATCAGCTTCGTGGCCATCGCGGCGGGCGTGCTCCTCTCCTTCACCGACCTGAAGAACACGAGCCGCACGATCGCCGGCATCAGCTGGCCGACCGTGCTGCTGGTGGGCGGCATGGTCACCTACATCGCGATGCTGGAGGAGCTCGGCACCATCGACGACCTCGCCGACATGGCGCTGCTCATCGGCGCCCCCGTGGTCGTGGCGCTGGTGCTCTGCTACGTGATCGGCGTCTCCTCGGCCTTCGCCTCCTCGACCGCGCTGCTCGCGGCGATCATCCCGCTGTCGCTGCCGCTGCTGCAGCTCGGCGAGCTGCCCGTGGTGGGGGTCGTCGCGGCGCTCTCGATCGCGGCCACCGTGGTCGACGTCTCGCCCTTCTCCACGAACGGCGCGCTCGTGCTGGCGAACGCGCAGGGCATCGACCGGAACGTCTTCTACCGGCAGCTGCTGCTCAACGCGGGAGCCGTGGTCGCCGTCGCGCCGCTCATCTGCTGGGTGCTGCTGGTCGTCATCCCGAACGCCTTCGCCTGA